A stretch of Pseudomonas sp. 7SR1 DNA encodes these proteins:
- a CDS encoding dermonecrotic toxin domain-containing protein: protein MSTSSPTPSMTSSPRPLRTDDEITSWALNVHLLFASRPSLTDVARTTLQALLDERYPTLAPAAATAVILEPQWRMDGGQPHKVGYNTHGLADLLLERCRGVGARTFSQGSFLAKFPGAETPQGEKVPLDELQQMLEEGASTLLEGYQQHLVDFWSTDAPSVWRQLSDLFKAQLQQAASALVGEELATVQAVLDYPEPARRQRALGQGTTRACVTFVYEGDSNVPHPRDVLVLAMSRRLGEREIALLYTLTGGIEVFGSVAAMEASWFGARRADDSKLRNYTPEQDIFDALTLCLLERQLQLLARIQPSAYPDTASLEREVALVSGPGTLLGAFRSGHESRLSKLQQVLPSWLRNAPLADRGAYGRLLSSLAAQHRRSVSFMAGISNILEFADQALKEKMLEDDPSRTDISVNEIEVTLSRSSNSPFEIIDPPFPPPRSATQTRTFPEMAIRNLEAFPWSPSKITYRGGEPPAWMTYEYLRDLTSRADIGQHYPELLQRKLLNDPLDVARRQQRFADRLAILLPLQALELKIKKNLTDMAYRFVVAVLRPTLSAGFAAGYEPVIRPLAFLTDAQATPNVVADMFVIGPEDASLGPHVLYRPASSTPLMEFASRAALFDAIKQAGALQDSVLAGLEPSARRVYANGGFQEPHIGRVLLSDATAPRSPEPALLGREPLQGDIVGALYKACARALIEQAKRASVSDSQTRWDSFMQFGWVAFNLLLPLLDGPVMMIGLLAQLTEQLDEFIDSEGVQDSAEALAAALMGLALVLVQGGARLGAISRLESRARIEHEAPVALPGNAIIKEPALAASASPYGAKARLVYGWSSPRTHFSAPELARLDTFQLASPSTSQGLVVSGEYQGLYQRGSLWFAQVEGKWYRVSRRLEGVVIIDAAHPARTGPWLEHDGQGRWRLGLRPRLLGGAGGLSIRAAKKLKSLEKKGRDLLGTLDQQMSDVGWLSRSERPPIDVEDLIVGKATGFDRCAEEIEQLTQALGDQVPRMLIEELRAGARRLRELGRTTRIMMTKAKLPNVGAVEYLLQEQEISIRKAGGRVDISDNKGNDFLQVYEIRERRNNRVLWFAHFHYLKQDAAADAFTKAHLKTFEQGGRGLEFQKAQQKAGQAVERIWRADIGSAAAKALFLSV from the coding sequence ATGTCGACTTCAAGCCCCACTCCTTCGATGACAAGCTCGCCACGCCCCCTGCGAACCGATGATGAGATCACCTCATGGGCCCTGAACGTGCACCTGCTGTTCGCGTCACGCCCGTCGCTGACGGACGTCGCACGGACGACGCTGCAAGCGCTCCTCGATGAACGTTACCCAACGTTGGCGCCAGCCGCCGCAACCGCCGTGATCCTTGAACCTCAATGGCGCATGGACGGCGGGCAACCGCACAAGGTCGGGTACAACACCCATGGATTGGCCGACCTGTTGCTCGAGCGCTGCAGGGGCGTGGGGGCAAGGACGTTCAGCCAGGGCAGCTTTCTTGCGAAATTCCCTGGCGCAGAGACGCCCCAGGGCGAAAAGGTCCCCTTGGATGAACTCCAGCAAATGCTCGAAGAAGGGGCCTCCACGCTGCTTGAGGGCTATCAACAGCACCTGGTGGATTTCTGGAGCACGGACGCTCCCAGTGTCTGGCGACAACTGTCCGATCTGTTCAAGGCGCAGTTGCAACAGGCCGCTTCGGCGCTCGTAGGCGAGGAACTCGCCACCGTCCAGGCCGTCCTCGACTACCCGGAGCCGGCTCGGCGACAACGAGCCCTGGGGCAGGGCACCACCCGAGCCTGCGTCACGTTTGTCTACGAGGGCGACAGCAACGTTCCTCATCCGAGGGATGTGCTGGTGCTGGCCATGTCGCGCCGTCTGGGTGAGCGAGAAATCGCTTTGCTCTACACATTGACTGGCGGGATCGAGGTGTTCGGCTCGGTGGCGGCAATGGAAGCATCCTGGTTCGGTGCGCGCCGGGCGGACGATTCGAAGCTGAGAAACTACACCCCCGAGCAGGACATCTTCGACGCCTTGACCCTCTGTCTCCTGGAGCGTCAGTTGCAACTGCTCGCCAGGATCCAACCCTCGGCTTATCCCGACACGGCCAGTCTTGAACGCGAAGTGGCGCTGGTTTCCGGTCCCGGCACGCTGCTGGGGGCCTTTCGCTCGGGGCATGAGTCCAGGCTGTCGAAACTGCAGCAGGTGCTTCCATCCTGGCTGAGGAATGCACCGTTGGCGGATCGCGGCGCCTACGGTCGTTTGTTGTCATCGCTGGCGGCGCAGCATCGAAGGTCCGTGTCATTCATGGCGGGTATTTCGAACATCCTTGAGTTCGCTGACCAGGCCTTGAAGGAAAAGATGCTGGAGGATGACCCTTCGCGCACGGATATCTCGGTGAACGAAATTGAAGTGACGTTATCCCGGTCGAGCAATTCCCCGTTCGAGATCATCGATCCGCCGTTTCCGCCCCCTCGCAGTGCAACTCAAACCCGGACTTTCCCCGAGATGGCGATCCGAAATCTCGAAGCTTTTCCCTGGAGCCCATCGAAGATCACTTACCGAGGGGGCGAACCACCCGCCTGGATGACCTATGAATATCTGCGGGACCTGACCTCGCGAGCCGACATCGGCCAGCACTATCCCGAACTGCTGCAGCGCAAGTTACTGAACGATCCCCTGGATGTGGCCCGCAGGCAGCAACGTTTCGCTGATCGCCTCGCCATCCTGCTGCCATTGCAGGCATTGGAACTGAAGATCAAAAAGAACCTTACCGATATGGCTTATCGCTTTGTCGTGGCGGTGTTGCGGCCGACCCTGTCGGCCGGTTTCGCTGCCGGGTATGAACCGGTCATCAGGCCCCTGGCTTTCCTGACCGATGCCCAGGCAACGCCCAATGTGGTCGCCGACATGTTTGTGATCGGCCCCGAGGATGCCAGCCTGGGCCCTCATGTGCTTTACAGGCCTGCTTCGTCAACGCCCCTGATGGAATTTGCCTCGCGAGCCGCTCTTTTCGATGCCATCAAGCAGGCCGGAGCGTTACAGGACAGCGTACTTGCCGGGCTTGAACCTTCTGCCCGTCGGGTCTATGCCAACGGTGGTTTCCAGGAGCCGCACATCGGCCGGGTGCTGCTTTCGGATGCCACCGCTCCCCGGTCTCCGGAACCTGCATTGCTCGGCCGCGAGCCGTTACAAGGCGATATCGTCGGTGCGTTGTACAAAGCCTGTGCCCGGGCCTTGATCGAACAGGCCAAACGGGCTTCGGTGTCCGACTCGCAGACGCGCTGGGACAGTTTCATGCAGTTTGGCTGGGTAGCGTTCAACCTGTTGCTGCCGCTGCTGGATGGTCCGGTAATGATGATCGGTTTGCTGGCCCAGCTCACGGAGCAGCTTGATGAGTTCATTGACAGCGAGGGGGTGCAAGACAGCGCGGAAGCCTTGGCCGCGGCGTTGATGGGCCTGGCGTTGGTGCTGGTGCAGGGAGGGGCGCGCCTGGGAGCGATCAGCCGACTGGAGTCGCGGGCAAGGATCGAGCATGAGGCTCCGGTTGCCTTGCCTGGCAATGCGATCATCAAAGAGCCGGCGTTAGCTGCGTCCGCTAGCCCTTACGGGGCGAAAGCGCGGCTGGTCTATGGCTGGTCGAGCCCTCGTACCCATTTTTCCGCCCCTGAGCTGGCCCGCCTCGATACTTTCCAACTGGCGTCTCCTTCTACGTCGCAAGGCCTGGTGGTTTCGGGTGAATACCAGGGGCTCTATCAACGGGGCAGCCTGTGGTTTGCCCAGGTCGAAGGCAAATGGTATCGAGTGTCACGCCGGCTTGAGGGGGTGGTGATCATCGACGCCGCCCATCCGGCGCGGACCGGTCCCTGGCTTGAACATGACGGGCAGGGTCGCTGGCGCCTGGGACTCCGCCCGCGATTGCTCGGTGGTGCGGGTGGACTGAGTATCCGTGCCGCAAAGAAACTCAAGAGCCTGGAGAAGAAAGGGCGCGATCTGCTGGGCACACTTGATCAACAAATGTCTGACGTCGGTTGGTTGTCCAGAAGTGAGCGTCCGCCTATCGACGTAGAGGATCTCATCGTAGGCAAGGCAACCGGGTTCGACCGCTGTGCCGAGGAGATCGAGCAGTTGACGCAAGCGCTGGGTGACCAGGTTCCGCGAATGTTGATCGAGGAGCTGAGGGCCGGTGCCAGGCGTCTGCGGGAGTTGGGGCGAACCACCCGCATCATGATGACCAAGGCGAAGCTGCCCAACGTTGGCGCGGTGGAGTACTTGCTACAGGAACAGGAGATCAGCATCCGCAAGGCCGGTGGCCGGGTGGATATTTCAGACAATAAAGGCAACGACTTCCTGCAGGTCTACGAGATTCGCGAGAGGCGCAACAACCGCGTGCTGTGGTTCGCGCACTTCCATTATCTGAAACAGGATGCAGCGGCGGATGCCTTTACCAAGGCTCACCTGAAGACATTCGAGCAGGGCGGGCGGGGGCTTGAGTTCCAGAAAGCCCAGCAGAAGGCCGGCCAGGCGGTTGAGCGGATCTGGCGTGCCGACATTGGCAGCGCCGCCGCCAAGGCGTTGTTCCTCTCGGTGTAG
- a CDS encoding asparaginase, whose product MNCSTYPAAQHVMVLYTGGTIGMQASAQGLAPASGFEARMRDYLHSQPELVIPQWRFREMSPLIDSANMTPAYWQQLREAVVDAVDVQGCDSVLILHGTDTLAYSAAAMSFQLLGLHARVCFTGSMLPAGVTDSDAWENLSGALVALGQGLAPGVHLYFHGELLAPTRCAKVRSFGRHPFKRLERQGGAAKATSLPAELNYRQSRQLANIAALPLFPGISAEILDGLLGSGIQGLVLECYGSGTGPSDNPAFLASLERARDSGVVVVAVTQCHEGGVELDVYEAGSRLRGVGVLSGGGMTREAAFGKLQALIGAGLAVEDVRRLVELDLCGELS is encoded by the coding sequence ATGAATTGCTCGACCTACCCTGCCGCCCAGCACGTCATGGTGCTCTATACCGGCGGCACCATCGGCATGCAGGCCAGCGCCCAGGGCCTGGCCCCGGCTTCCGGCTTCGAAGCGCGCATGCGCGATTACCTGCACAGCCAACCCGAACTCGTGATCCCGCAGTGGCGCTTCCGGGAGATGTCGCCTCTGATCGACAGCGCGAACATGACCCCGGCCTACTGGCAGCAACTGCGCGAAGCGGTGGTCGATGCCGTGGATGTACAGGGTTGCGACAGCGTGCTGATCCTGCACGGCACCGATACCCTGGCCTACAGCGCGGCGGCGATGAGTTTCCAACTGCTGGGCCTGCATGCCCGGGTATGTTTCACCGGTTCCATGCTGCCCGCCGGCGTGACCGACAGCGACGCCTGGGAGAACCTCAGCGGCGCGCTGGTCGCCCTCGGCCAGGGCCTGGCCCCGGGCGTGCACCTGTACTTCCACGGGGAGCTGCTGGCACCGACCCGGTGCGCGAAAGTGCGCAGTTTCGGTCGCCATCCGTTCAAGCGCCTGGAGCGCCAGGGCGGCGCAGCGAAAGCCACGTCCCTGCCGGCCGAGCTGAATTACCGGCAGTCAAGACAACTGGCCAATATCGCGGCATTGCCTCTGTTTCCCGGCATCAGCGCCGAGATCCTCGATGGCCTGCTCGGCAGTGGTATCCAGGGTTTGGTATTGGAGTGCTACGGTAGCGGCACCGGGCCAAGCGACAACCCGGCCTTCCTCGCCAGCCTGGAGCGGGCACGGGACAGCGGCGTGGTAGTGGTGGCGGTGACTCAATGCCATGAAGGCGGCGTGGAACTGGACGTGTACGAAGCCGGCAGCCGCTTGCGAGGCGTTGGGGTGCTGTCCGGTGGCGGCATGACCCGCGAGGCGGCGTTCGGCAAGCTGCAAGCGTTGATAGGCGCCGGGCTGGCCGTGGAGGATGTCCGCCGGCTGGTTGAGCTGGACCTATGCGGCGAGCTGAGCTGA
- a CDS encoding alanine/glycine:cation symporter family protein, with the protein MLEVINDFLSGKVLIVLIVGLGGYFTIRSRFVQFRHFFHMFSVFRDSLKSSTDQLSSFQALMLSLAGRVGAGNIAGVGIAVTLGGPGAVFWMWVTALVGMSSSFFECSLGQLYKRCDSEGQYRGGPSYYIQHGLQKRWLGMIMAFLLLVTFGFAFNGLQAHAVTHSLNNAFGLDTTYTGLGLAVLLGLVFIGGIKRIAKVADLLVPVKTLAYIAVTIYVIVLQFDHVPAMLVTIVKSAFGLDQAFGGLIGSAIVMGVKRGVFANEAGLGSAPNVAAVASVEHPVAQGVVQAFSVFLDTFVICTCTALLILLSGFYTPGFEGDGIALTQNSLAAVVGDWGRMFISVALALFVFTSILYNYYLGENNLRFMVGENRKALIGYRALVLVLIFWGAIENLSTVFAFADITMTLLAFVNLIALFLLFKVGMRILRDYDDQRSCGIKVPVFDSARFPDLDLDRKAWPANPSSAPQPEAVTGATAAQR; encoded by the coding sequence ATGCTTGAAGTCATCAACGACTTCCTCTCAGGGAAAGTGCTGATCGTGCTCATCGTCGGGCTCGGCGGCTACTTCACGATCCGCTCGCGTTTCGTCCAGTTCCGTCATTTCTTCCACATGTTCTCGGTGTTCCGTGACAGCCTCAAGAGCAGCACCGACCAGCTCAGTTCCTTCCAGGCCCTGATGCTCAGCCTCGCCGGTCGTGTCGGCGCGGGCAACATCGCCGGTGTCGGCATCGCCGTGACTCTCGGCGGCCCCGGCGCGGTGTTCTGGATGTGGGTGACCGCGCTGGTCGGCATGTCCAGCAGCTTCTTCGAATGCTCCCTCGGCCAGCTCTACAAGCGCTGCGACTCCGAAGGCCAGTACCGTGGCGGCCCGTCCTACTATATCCAGCACGGCCTGCAGAAACGCTGGCTGGGCATGATCATGGCGTTCCTGCTGCTGGTCACCTTCGGCTTTGCCTTCAACGGCCTGCAAGCCCACGCCGTGACCCACTCGCTGAACAACGCCTTCGGTCTCGACACCACCTACACCGGCCTGGGCCTGGCGGTGCTGCTGGGCCTGGTGTTCATCGGCGGGATCAAGCGTATCGCCAAGGTCGCCGACCTGCTGGTGCCTGTGAAGACCCTGGCCTACATCGCCGTGACCATCTACGTGATCGTGCTGCAGTTCGACCATGTACCGGCCATGCTCGTGACCATCGTCAAAAGCGCCTTCGGCCTGGACCAGGCTTTCGGCGGCCTGATCGGCAGCGCCATCGTCATGGGCGTCAAGCGTGGCGTCTTCGCCAACGAAGCGGGCCTGGGCAGTGCGCCTAACGTGGCCGCTGTCGCCTCGGTCGAGCACCCGGTCGCCCAGGGCGTGGTCCAGGCGTTCAGTGTTTTCCTGGACACCTTCGTGATCTGCACCTGCACCGCGCTGCTGATCCTGCTGTCGGGCTTCTACACCCCTGGCTTCGAAGGCGACGGCATTGCCCTGACCCAGAACTCCCTGGCTGCCGTCGTGGGCGACTGGGGCCGGATGTTCATTTCCGTGGCCCTGGCGCTGTTCGTCTTCACCTCGATTCTCTACAACTACTATCTGGGCGAGAACAACCTGCGCTTCATGGTGGGTGAAAACCGCAAGGCCTTGATCGGCTACCGCGCGCTGGTCCTGGTGCTGATCTTCTGGGGTGCCATCGAAAACCTCAGCACCGTGTTTGCCTTCGCCGACATCACCATGACCCTGCTGGCGTTCGTGAACCTGATCGCGCTGTTCCTGCTGTTCAAGGTCGGCATGCGCATCCTGCGCGACTACGACGACCAGCGCTCTTGCGGCATCAAGGTACCGGTCTTCGACTCCGCCAGGTTCCCGGACCTGGATCTGGACCGCAAGGCCTGGCCAGCCAACCCGTCTTCGGCTCCCCAGCCTGAAGCAGTGACCGGCGCGACCGCAGCGCAACGCTGA
- the aspA gene encoding aspartate ammonia-lyase, producing MSSAASFRTEKDLLGVLEVPAQAYYGIQTLRAVNNFRLSGVPISHYPKLVVGLAMVKQAAADANRELGQLSEAKHAAISEACARLIRGDFHEEFVVDMIQGGAGTSTNMNANEVIANIALEAMGHQKGEYQYLHPNNDVNMAQSTNDAYPTAIRLGLLLGHDALLASLESLIQAFAAKGEEFSHVLKMGRTQLQDAVPMTLGQEFRAFATTLGEDLARLKTLAPELLTEVNLGGTAIGTGINADPRYQALAVQRLATISGQPLVPAADLIEATSDMGAFVLFSGMLKRTAVKLSKICNDLRLLSSGPRTGINEINLPARQPGSSIMPGKVNPVIPEAVNQVAFQIIGNDLALTMAAEGGQLQLNVMEPLIAFKIFDSIRLLQRAMDMLREHCIVGITANEARCRELVEHSIGLVTALNPYIGYENATRIARVALESGRGVLELVREEGLLDDAMLDDILRPENMIAPRLVPLKA from the coding sequence ATGTCTTCCGCTGCATCATTCCGCACAGAAAAAGATCTGCTTGGCGTACTCGAAGTACCAGCGCAAGCGTATTACGGCATCCAGACCCTGCGAGCGGTGAACAACTTCCGCCTCTCGGGCGTTCCGATCTCGCATTACCCCAAGCTGGTGGTCGGTCTGGCAATGGTCAAGCAGGCCGCCGCCGATGCCAACCGCGAGCTGGGCCAGCTCAGCGAAGCCAAGCATGCAGCCATCAGCGAAGCCTGTGCCCGTCTGATCCGCGGCGATTTCCACGAAGAATTCGTGGTGGACATGATCCAGGGCGGCGCCGGCACGTCGACCAACATGAATGCCAACGAAGTCATCGCCAACATCGCGCTGGAGGCCATGGGTCACCAGAAAGGCGAGTACCAATACCTGCACCCCAACAACGACGTGAACATGGCGCAGTCCACCAACGACGCCTACCCGACCGCGATCCGCCTGGGTCTGCTGCTGGGCCACGATGCGTTGCTGGCCAGCCTCGAAAGCCTGATCCAGGCATTCGCCGCCAAGGGCGAAGAGTTCAGCCACGTCCTGAAAATGGGCCGCACCCAGCTGCAAGACGCCGTGCCGATGACCCTCGGCCAGGAATTCCGCGCCTTCGCCACGACCCTGGGCGAAGACTTGGCGCGCCTGAAAACCCTGGCGCCCGAACTGCTCACCGAAGTGAACCTGGGTGGCACCGCCATCGGCACCGGCATCAACGCCGACCCGCGCTACCAGGCCCTGGCCGTGCAGCGCCTGGCCACTATCAGCGGCCAGCCGCTGGTGCCCGCCGCCGACCTGATCGAAGCCACGTCCGACATGGGGGCCTTCGTGCTGTTCTCCGGCATGCTCAAGCGCACCGCGGTCAAGCTGTCGAAAATCTGCAACGACCTGCGCCTGCTGTCCAGCGGCCCGCGCACCGGCATCAACGAAATCAACCTGCCGGCCCGTCAGCCAGGCAGTTCGATCATGCCCGGCAAGGTCAACCCGGTGATCCCGGAAGCGGTCAACCAGGTGGCATTCCAGATCATCGGCAACGACCTGGCCCTGACCATGGCGGCCGAAGGCGGCCAGCTGCAACTGAACGTGATGGAGCCGCTGATCGCCTTCAAGATCTTCGACTCGATCCGCCTGCTGCAACGGGCCATGGACATGCTGCGCGAACACTGCATCGTCGGCATCACCGCCAACGAAGCGCGCTGCCGTGAACTGGTCGAGCACTCGATCGGCCTGGTCACCGCGCTGAACCCGTACATCGGCTATGAAAACGCCACTCGCATTGCCCGCGTCGCGCTGGAAAGCGGACGCGGCGTGCTGGAACTGGTGCGCGAAGAAGGTCTGCTCGACGACGCCATGCTCGACGACATCCTGCGCCCGGAAAACATGATCGCTCCGCGTCTGGTCCCGCTCAAGGCGTGA
- a CDS encoding LysR substrate-binding domain-containing protein → MNLESKWLEDFSALAATRSFSQAAERRFVTQPAFSRRIRSLEAALGLTLVNRSRTPVELTAAGQLFLVTARTVVEQLGEVLRHLHHLEGGQGEVIQVAAAHSLALGFFPRWIAQLRNEGMNIATRLVATNVGDAVHALREGGCDLMLAFYDPDSAMQMDPEIFPSLHLGQTEMLPVCAADADGRPLFDLEGEASVPLLAYSAGAFLGRSVNQLLRQRALRFTTVYETAMADSLKSMALEGLGIAWVPQLSVRAELARGELVICGGTQWHVPLEIRLYRCALVRKANVRLLWRKLEGGVAQGAIGS, encoded by the coding sequence ATGAATCTTGAAAGCAAATGGCTCGAGGACTTCAGTGCCCTGGCCGCCACTCGCAGTTTCTCCCAGGCGGCCGAGCGCCGCTTCGTGACGCAACCGGCTTTCAGCCGACGCATCCGCAGCCTTGAGGCGGCGCTGGGGCTGACGCTGGTCAACCGCTCCCGCACGCCGGTGGAACTGACGGCGGCGGGGCAGTTGTTCCTGGTGACGGCACGCACCGTGGTGGAGCAACTGGGCGAGGTGCTGCGTCACCTGCATCACCTGGAGGGTGGACAGGGCGAGGTGATACAGGTGGCGGCCGCGCATTCCCTGGCCCTGGGCTTTTTCCCACGCTGGATCGCCCAACTGCGCAATGAAGGCATGAACATCGCCACCCGGCTGGTGGCCACCAACGTGGGCGATGCCGTCCATGCCCTGCGCGAAGGCGGCTGCGATTTGATGCTGGCCTTCTATGACCCGGATTCGGCCATGCAGATGGATCCGGAGATCTTCCCGTCACTGCACCTGGGCCAGACCGAAATGCTGCCGGTATGCGCCGCCGATGCCGATGGCAGGCCGCTGTTCGATCTCGAAGGCGAGGCCAGCGTGCCGTTGCTGGCCTACAGCGCCGGGGCGTTCCTCGGACGCTCGGTGAACCAGTTGCTGCGCCAGCGGGCGCTGCGTTTCACCACGGTCTACGAAACGGCCATGGCCGACAGCCTCAAGAGCATGGCCCTGGAAGGCCTGGGCATCGCCTGGGTGCCGCAACTGAGCGTGCGCGCCGAGCTGGCCCGAGGTGAACTGGTGATCTGCGGCGGTACCCAATGGCATGTACCGCTGGAGATCCGCCTGTATCGCTGCGCCCTGGTGCGCAAGGCCAATGTACGACTGCTCTGGCGCAAGCTCGAGGGGGGCGTGGCCCAGGGTGCCATCGGATCCTGA